CTCCAACACCCCCGCCACCACCGGGGCACTGGACTCCTGGCTCATACCTCTCGGCTCCAGTGGGCCCTCCTCCGCCTCCATCACGACCTTGGCTGAGAAAATGAAGACTGGCCCCCAGATTCCGCCATCGCCTCCAGATCCGTGGATGAGGAGGCCACAGTCTTTCCCTTAGCCCTACTCTTCCTTGTTTCAACTTTTTTGGAGCCCTCTAGGCCCAAATCTCGACTAGTAGGCTTCACCAGAGCCCGACCTACGACAGAATCATGGGGCCTGGCCAGCCCAATGCGCGACCCGCTTCCCTGTTCTACCTGGCCCGCCTTTGGATGGACTGGGCCATCCGCATCATCCCCCAACGCACTCGCACGAGCGTCCGCACCTGCAAGCCCGAAGCTGGCCAGTGGGCCGAATGGGTTCGGGCCCAAGATCCGCCCCCTGCCCCCAGCACGCATCTCCGCATTCCCCATCGGTCGTCCGACCGTTGGATCTGGATGCAAACGCCTGAGCGATCTCCATCGTGCAATCTTGAATGGTTGAATCCAACCATCGACCTCAGGCACCGAGTTCGCCCAGATCGAATCGGCCATAGAACTCCTCGGCCTGCATTGAGTCGCCAATGACTCGGGGCGGGTTGACCCAGTCACTTACTTCCTCCCGTTCGCCCCCGCATCATGCCCCAGCTCCCGTCGCCAGACAGCCATCAGCTAGGGTCCAAGGGGGGGCCCGACCGACCCCTAATCCCCTTTCAACTCCTTCGCCCGGAGAACATTTTCTGGGTCCAACCCTGCAGTCGCAGCACCTCTCCTCATCCGGCATCGCTCCTCCGACAGATGGAAGAGTCCGCACTAGAGGCAAATTCCTTCAACGCTTTCAAATATGAAGTGATGCCAGAACGGGCCGGTTGGCACCTTAACGAGCATCCCCGGCTGTAGAGGGCAGCCGAGGTCAATCTTGATGCAGACACGCGCAAACCCCAGCCGGCGCATCTCCACCATGCACTCATCGATGGAGACCAGCTCACCAGCGAGCCGCACCACCTCTTGCAGCGTTTCCTCATCCTAGTACTCCGTTGGGAGCTGAGGGAGGCGAATCCAAACAAGCGCCGTCAAGATCGCCCCCTCCATTGGAAAAAAACCCAACCTCCATGGTTCGAGGGCTAAAGCCTGCCTGGCCGCAGCCCATGGCCGCCCTCAAACCCTTCTTAACTTGAAGTTGGATGTAAGTGATCTCAGACATATCAATCTCCAAATGAGTTAAGAGGATAACATGTCTCTACCTCTAAATTCAAATACTACTAACAAGCTCACCACTCATCATGCCTTGTAGCAATGTGCTCTTCTGTATAACATTATCTGAGTAATCTGACATCAATATAGttgttcacacacacacacacacacatatggcaataatttagaaaaatcaaCAACTAGCAAATAAGACTAGTGTTGATATGCTTATGAAAATACTTGCATTTTAGGGTACAAATATCATACTAATCATTATAATTACAAAATGATTCATATCAAGAAGAAGCTAACGTATCTTTGTGTAGTTTTAAAGTATCCATGCACATAATATCTATGTATCAGTTGTGGGCATGACACAACATGGTATACAAAAGCATAACAATCCCCAACTGATATAACCACAATATAAGACACTTCAGAAATTACTAATATGCCATTTAGTGCATTTGTAAATCCAGGAAGCACATGGTGCAGAGAAGCAGGTATCCTCATGCCATGAGATTGGCTATGCATGGAAAAAAAATTGCAATGAATTATGTAAGCCTTCAAGCAGAAATTTCAACTTCATTGACTAATCTTGTTTGGACATTACATATTGCACTGCATTTTATGTCCTCCCATGCCTCAAGCAAGCGAACAAGCATCCATAAAAAGTTGGAAAGCCACAAGCATGCAATTAGATAAATCAATAGTTGGAGTTATACATAGAACTATATTCAAAAGATAACTAGTTGGATATATCAAGTATGAAGATGAAAGTACAAGGGCTCCTCCCAACATGATTTAGAagctttttataatatatttatcacTAAATACAACAAATCAGCCATTTCACACTAGCCCTACCACACTTGAACTATATCTTCTGCTGTGCATTAGCTAGTCAAATGATATGAAGATATCAACAAGATAAGGCTAAAAGGGGTAGAAGATTGCCTAACCTGTGGTATTTCCCACACATTATGCCTCCCACTAAGATCTTCCACCTTTGGCAGGCTTGTGTCCCTGGCTCTTAGAAGTTTTAGCTGCTCATCGACCCCTTTGGATTTGTCCAAGCCAGCGTGAACAGCTATTAGTTTGCAGCAGATCCTTCCCTCAGAAGTGTCAATTAAAACATTGTCCTGCAGTTGCCATTATTAAGGGGGGAACAACAAAAACCTAATGTTTTTATACCTAACACAAATCACATTATATCATTAAAAGCAAACCAGCAAACTTGCAACGAGTTGTCTCCCAAAACTAATACCTCCTCATGAACCCAAACCAAGTCTGCAAGAAACTTCTTGTGATTATCAGGGACTGCTTTAACCAAATCTGCCATTAAGTCATGTGACAGAGTACAGGCATTTATCAGGATTTAAAAGAAATTATTATAACCAATGCATACCAATACCATTAACTGCAATATTCTCATAATGGAACTGTATTAACTGCAATATTCTCATAATGGAACTGTATTAACTGCAATATTCTCATAATGGAACTGTAGAAACTAGCGGAACCCATAAGCACTGAATCACGACACCAAAGACtccttttctttaaaaaaaaaaaaacttcgctCTCTAATGATGTTTGCCTCATGATGAAATGTGCATATTGACAAAGCATAAAGCAATCtaacagaaaatttgattttctttaaaaaaaaaaaaaaaaagaagtcattTGGCATTATCAAACATCGTAAGAGGTATGTTTAGATATTTCAAAGAACCAATTTGCATTTATTTTTAGCTGACAATTCAATCCTGGTAAGAATTTCATTAATGGATTCCATTAAAGAAAGAATTTTTTAGTGGACACCGGCATAATAGAAGCGAAAGTGTATCGAAGAAACCCGAAAGCAGTCACAAAATCTCGTTTTGAATCAAATACCGTATCAAAGAAACCCCTAAATCGATCCAAAAAAATCAGCCTTGGAAGAGAAATCAAAGGAGCTCTTCTCACCCGCCGATCCATTGGGGACGCCATAGGATTCGAAAGTCGGGCCGGCATCATAGATGGATCCCTTGTAGGCCATGCCCTTCTTAGGGTTCCAGCGGCCCCCCACGCTCCCACCCCACCGCCTTCCCTGTACGTGCATCGCCTCGTAGCCCTCCCCCTTGAACCACCCCTCCCCCTCCTCGCTATTCCCGTACTCCGCCCACGTGGCGGAAAACGGCGAGCCGTCCGGCGGCGGGGGAAGTGCGCCGACGAAGGCGGCGAAGGCGAAGTCGTGGTTGCCGCAGAGGAAGACGTGGCGCTGGCGCGGGTAGCGGGAGGGAAGGGAGAGGAGGAAATCGATCACCTGGTGGGTGTCCGGACCGCGGTCACAGTAATCACCTAGAAAGATGACGAGCGCCGCCTCGAAGGCGGCGGCGCCGACGGCGTCCTCAAGGTTGGACCAGAGGAGCTGGAGCTTGGAGAAGAAGCCATGGATGTCTCCTACGCAGATGACCGTCCGATCGGTCGGTTCACCGGTCTCTCCCATTTGTTCGCGCAATGGATAGAGGGTGGCAAGGGTCTCTTCGGCCCCAGCTTTTATGATAGTCTCTCCGTCTTCTACGTTTTCTTTATCCCGAGGGGTTCAGGGTCCCGTTCGTGAACACTAGCACCTAGTGACTTTATCTTGAAATAACTTTGATTGCCGTGGTCGGGTGGAGCGTATGGATCCAAGAAATGGCTGATGGAAAGATTCACCTAGGGATGTGGAAAGGTGACCAAGTATTGGAATCTATAGATTTTTTAGTGGAAATTTCAGTAGCAGAAATTTTCTATTTAAGATAACATACTCGTCTCGAATCTTCTGCAGAATCTCGTTCCTCACCTGATCCCTTGGTACtttcttattaaaaaatttttaagatatccttTTCTCAAACCGGTTTCCAATTCTAGTAGCGTCGATTGAAATTTTCAAATTGGCTTGAAAGTATCCACCGTCCGAAGCTCGAACCCACATCTCTGGGACTCGCAGCGGCTAAATTTTGATGCTGAGTACCTCTCCGCATGCTGCAGTCAGTAAAATAAAGAAAGCATCTACTGAATAAGCAAAGAAACCGTACCTTGCCCCTGCGGTTCAATTTCGAAAAAGCAGTGTAAATAAGGCTGGAATATTAGCATCGAGATCTCTAAGGGATGATGATTAGGGATTGGTATATGACTCAATGCAGCATCGTGCCATTAAAAACTTGTGCAATATACAATGTCGTCGGGCATGTAATCATAACCCTAGCCAATTTACTGCTCGTGCAGCATCCCACTGAAATAAAGAGTGCCTCTTCTTGCTTTACAATATTCTGAAGCATTACCAATTGAAGACGAAAAAAAAGACCATAATCTTTGTCACTCTAAATCCGTATTAGTTCATTTTCTGGCATTAATTTGAAGTCGACAAGGTAGTGAACTTTCATCCATAAACTAGCAATGTGGCCCACATCTTCATTTGTCACATGGGAGCTGTTTGATCTCTATTGTTCCTTTGTTATATTAAAAAAAACAGCATATGTTTATGGACATGCTAGATGCCACAATATTTATTTTCACCTtgtgaaattctttgtgcaccgtaggcacggtgtagaaaatccgacattGAGTGCACCACCTCATCTAATTAGTTCATATAGTTACCatttttcaatgcgcatttaatatctgcatatcaattttttcatttaaaaattttgaatgacaaaaatatccttactctttgaaaaaactataatattctatatctaaattatgacattctacatCCATAATacgtatagaatgtcataattttttttaaaaaataaaaatattttcatcattcaaaattttcaaataaaaaaatcgatctgcagatattaaatgcatattgaaaagtaaTTGGACAAAAATACCTCTctcatattataatatcttaaatcatattatgacatcatgaACTATATTatacatagaatgtcataatttttttaaaaaataaaaatatttttatcatataaaatttttaaataaaaaaatttatgttagaAAATGATGACCgtggtgcaaaaaaaaatttctctttccaCCTCATGTCTAGCATGGCCCAGGACAGGTAAGCACGCCTATAGATCCACGTTACCTCAAACCCAAGCCGCCTTTATGCCAACCCTGAGTCTGCTGGATCAATCTTCAACCGTGAAGATGCCAAAAGAATATCAAGAGTCATAAAACTACGACACCTTTCTATAAAAATTAACATAAAATGCATGAAAA
Above is a genomic segment from Elaeis guineensis isolate ETL-2024a chromosome 1, EG11, whole genome shotgun sequence containing:
- the LOC105038217 gene encoding tyrosine-protein phosphatase RLPH2, whose product is MGETGEPTDRTVICVGDIHGFFSKLQLLWSNLEDAVGAAAFEAALVIFLGDYCDRGPDTHQVIDFLLSLPSRYPRQRHVFLCGNHDFAFAAFVGALPPPPDGSPFSATWAEYGNSEEGEGWFKGEGYEAMHVQGRRWGGSVGGRWNPKKGMAYKGSIYDAGPTFESYGVPNGSADLVKAVPDNHKKFLADLVWVHEEDNVLIDTSEGRICCKLIAVHAGLDKSKGVDEQLKLLRARDTSLPKVEDLSGRHNVWEIPQELSEKPTIVVSGHHGKLHVEGRRFIIDECGGLEDLPIAAIIFPSTMIVRDTDKFAAQH